One genomic window of Motacilla alba alba isolate MOTALB_02 chromosome 1, Motacilla_alba_V1.0_pri, whole genome shotgun sequence includes the following:
- the RPS3 gene encoding 40S ribosomal protein S3 has translation MAVQISKKRKFVADGIFKAELNEFLTRELAEDGYSGVEVRVTPTRTEIIILATRTQNVLGEKGRRIRELTAVVQKRFGFPEGSVELYAEKVATRGLCAIAQAESLRYKLLGGLAVRRACYGVLRFIMESGAKGCEVVVSGKLRGQRAKSMKFVDGLMIHSGDPVNYYVDTAVRHVLLRQGVLGIKVKIMLPWDPSGKIGPKKPLPDHVSIVEPKEEILPTTPISEQKGGKPEQPAMPQPVPTA, from the exons ATGGCGGTGCAGATCTCCAAGAAGCGCAAG TTTGTCGCTGATGGCATCTTCAAAGCGGAGCTGAACGAGTTCCTGACTCGGGAGCTTGCTGAGGATGGATACTCCGGAGTGGAAGTCCGGGTCACTCCCACCAGGACTGAGATTATCATCCTTGCCACCAG AACTCAGAATGTTCTGGGAGAGAAGGGACGCCGGATCCGGGAGCTGACGGCTGTGGTGCAGAAGAGGTTTGGATTCCCCGAGGGAAGCGTGGAG CTCTACGCCGAGAAGGTGGCCACAAGGGGTCTGTGTGCCATCGCCCAGGCCGAGTCCCTGCGCTACAAGCTCTTGGGAGGGCTGGCTGTGCGCAG agcctgctaTGGTGTCCTCCGCTTCATCATGGAGAGCGGGGCCAAGGGCTGTGAGGTCGTTGTGTCCGGCAAGCTGCGAGGTCAGAGGGCCAAATCCATGAAGTTTGTGGATGGCTTGATGATCCACAGTGGGGACCCAGTGAATTACTACGTGGACACAGCCGTGCGTCACGTCCTACTCCGGCAGG GAGTACTGGGAATCAAAGTAAAGATTATGTTGCCTTGGGACCCCAGTGGAAAGATTGGCCCCAAAAAGCCTCTGCCAGACCACGTCAGCATCGTGGAACCCAAAGAAGAGATTCTGCCCACCACCcccatttcagagcagaaaggTGGCAAACCAGAACAGCCAGCCATGCCTCAGCCAGTGCCCACTGCCTGA
- the SERPINH1 gene encoding serpin H1 isoform X1 has translation MQFLWRTKSPKSWRVNLRPEELPAGRSWEVLGATEAMWITVGLALLGLAAAVPSEDRKLSDKATTLAERSTTLAFNLYHAMAKDKDMENILLSPVVVASSLGLVSLGGKATTASQAKAVLSADKLNDDYMHSGLAELLSEVSNSTARNVTWKIGNRLYGPASITFTEDFVKNSKKHYNYEHSKINFRDKRSALKSINEWAAQTTDGKLPEVTKDVEKTDGALIVNAMFFKPHWDEKFHHKMVDNRGFMVTRSYTVGVPMMHRTGLYNYYDDEAEKLQVVEMPLAHKLSSMIFIMPNHVEPLERVEKLLNKEQLKTWTSKMKKRSVAISLPKVVLEVSHDLQKHLGGLGLTEAIDKTKADLSKISGKKDLYLSNVFHAAALEWDTEGNPYDADIYGREEMRNPKLFYADHPFIFMIKDTKTNSILFIGRLVRPKGDKMRDEL, from the exons GtcctgggaagtgctgggtgCTACTGAAGCCATGTGGATTACCGTGGGGCTGGCCCTCCTGGGCCTCGCTGCAGCCGTGCCCTCGGAGGACAGGAAGCTGAGCGACAAGGCCACCACGCTGGCCGAACGCAGCACCACGCTGGCCTTCAACCTCTACCACGCCATGGCTAAAGACAAGGACATGGAGAACATCCTGCTGTCCCCCGTGGTGGTGGCCTCGTCCCTGGGGCTTGTGTCGCTGGGGGGCAAGGCCACGACGGCCTCGCAGGCCAAGGCAGTGCTGAGCGCGGACAAGCTGAACGATGACTACATGCACAGCGGGCTGGCCGAGCTCCTCAGCGAGGTCAGCAACAGCACCGCCCGCAACGTCACCTGGAAGATCGGCAACCGCCTCTATGGCCCCGCCTCCATCACCTTCACGGAGGACTTCGTCAAGAACAGCAAGAAGCACTACAACTATGAGCACTCCAAGATCAACTTCCGAGACAAGAGGAGCGCCCTCAAGTCCATCAACGAGTGGGCAGCCCAGACCACGGATGGGAAACTCCCAGAGGTCACCAAAGATGTGGAGAAAACCGATGGGGCCCTCATTGTCAACGCCATGTTCTTCAAGC CTCACTGGGATGAGAAGTTCCATCATAAGATGGTGGACAACCGTGGCTTCATGGTGACCCGTTCCTATACCGTGGGCGTGCCCATGATGCACCGCACAG GTCTCTACAATTACTACGATGACGAGGCAGAGAAGCTCCAGGTGGTAGAGATGCCACTGGCTCACAAGCTCTCCAGCATGATCTTCATCATGCCAAACCACGTGGAGCCTCTGGAGAGAGTGGAGAAACTGCTGAACAAGGAGCAGCTCAAGACATGGACTAGCAAGATGAAGAAGAGATCAGTGGCCATCTCACTGCCAAAAGTCGTCCTGGAAGTCAGCCATGACCTTCAG AAACACTTGGGTGGTCTGGGCCTGACAGAAGCCATTGACAAAACCAAGGCTGACTTGTCCAAGATCTCCGGCAAGAAAGACCTTTACCTGTCCAACGTATTCCATGCCGCGGCTCTGGAGTGGGACACGGAAGGGAACCCCTACGACGCTGACATCTATGGCCGAGAGGAGATGAGGAACCCCAAACTCTTCTACGCTGACCACCCCTTCATCTTCATGATCAAGGACACTAAAACCAACTCCATCCTCTTCATCGGCAGGCTCGTGAGGCCCAAAGGCGACAAGATGCGCGACGAGTTGtag
- the SERPINH1 gene encoding serpin H1 isoform X2, whose product MWITVGLALLGLAAAVPSEDRKLSDKATTLAERSTTLAFNLYHAMAKDKDMENILLSPVVVASSLGLVSLGGKATTASQAKAVLSADKLNDDYMHSGLAELLSEVSNSTARNVTWKIGNRLYGPASITFTEDFVKNSKKHYNYEHSKINFRDKRSALKSINEWAAQTTDGKLPEVTKDVEKTDGALIVNAMFFKPHWDEKFHHKMVDNRGFMVTRSYTVGVPMMHRTGLYNYYDDEAEKLQVVEMPLAHKLSSMIFIMPNHVEPLERVEKLLNKEQLKTWTSKMKKRSVAISLPKVVLEVSHDLQKHLGGLGLTEAIDKTKADLSKISGKKDLYLSNVFHAAALEWDTEGNPYDADIYGREEMRNPKLFYADHPFIFMIKDTKTNSILFIGRLVRPKGDKMRDEL is encoded by the exons ATGTGGATTACCGTGGGGCTGGCCCTCCTGGGCCTCGCTGCAGCCGTGCCCTCGGAGGACAGGAAGCTGAGCGACAAGGCCACCACGCTGGCCGAACGCAGCACCACGCTGGCCTTCAACCTCTACCACGCCATGGCTAAAGACAAGGACATGGAGAACATCCTGCTGTCCCCCGTGGTGGTGGCCTCGTCCCTGGGGCTTGTGTCGCTGGGGGGCAAGGCCACGACGGCCTCGCAGGCCAAGGCAGTGCTGAGCGCGGACAAGCTGAACGATGACTACATGCACAGCGGGCTGGCCGAGCTCCTCAGCGAGGTCAGCAACAGCACCGCCCGCAACGTCACCTGGAAGATCGGCAACCGCCTCTATGGCCCCGCCTCCATCACCTTCACGGAGGACTTCGTCAAGAACAGCAAGAAGCACTACAACTATGAGCACTCCAAGATCAACTTCCGAGACAAGAGGAGCGCCCTCAAGTCCATCAACGAGTGGGCAGCCCAGACCACGGATGGGAAACTCCCAGAGGTCACCAAAGATGTGGAGAAAACCGATGGGGCCCTCATTGTCAACGCCATGTTCTTCAAGC CTCACTGGGATGAGAAGTTCCATCATAAGATGGTGGACAACCGTGGCTTCATGGTGACCCGTTCCTATACCGTGGGCGTGCCCATGATGCACCGCACAG GTCTCTACAATTACTACGATGACGAGGCAGAGAAGCTCCAGGTGGTAGAGATGCCACTGGCTCACAAGCTCTCCAGCATGATCTTCATCATGCCAAACCACGTGGAGCCTCTGGAGAGAGTGGAGAAACTGCTGAACAAGGAGCAGCTCAAGACATGGACTAGCAAGATGAAGAAGAGATCAGTGGCCATCTCACTGCCAAAAGTCGTCCTGGAAGTCAGCCATGACCTTCAG AAACACTTGGGTGGTCTGGGCCTGACAGAAGCCATTGACAAAACCAAGGCTGACTTGTCCAAGATCTCCGGCAAGAAAGACCTTTACCTGTCCAACGTATTCCATGCCGCGGCTCTGGAGTGGGACACGGAAGGGAACCCCTACGACGCTGACATCTATGGCCGAGAGGAGATGAGGAACCCCAAACTCTTCTACGCTGACCACCCCTTCATCTTCATGATCAAGGACACTAAAACCAACTCCATCCTCTTCATCGGCAGGCTCGTGAGGCCCAAAGGCGACAAGATGCGCGACGAGTTGtag